The DNA sequence GAGAGGTTCATAAAGAGCCAAGAAGCCCTTGGGTTTTACCTTGTTGGAAGGGTTTACAGGGCTTACATAACGGACTACCTGCCTAACCGGGAGAAATACCCAACCTTTGAGAGCTTCATGCCCGAACTTGCAAGGCTAATGGGAAACTGGTATAGGGAGGACTTCTGGAGGAACGTTTCACCGGAGCCAACAATCAGAATGGTTTTCATAGCGTTTAAAACGAAGGGCGTTAAGGTGTATTCTCCAAACCTCTCGGAGAGCACGTATGTGAGAAGTTACTTTGAGACCCTCAGAAAGGCGGGCTTTAAGGTAAGCTTTACAGAGAAACTCGAAAGTGGCAACCTTATTGTAATCGCGCCGTTAAACTCTTCCCTCGTCCGGAAGCTCAACAGGTACGTGGAGATAAGGAACAATTCCATCGTTCTCGATGGTGTCGAGTACTCCAAGGGAGTTTTCCTTGTTGAGGCCCTTAGGAATCCAGAGGGGAAAGGATTCGTCCTATTAATTGCGGGAACGCCGGACGTGTTCAAAAGAAGGCCCTCCAAAAGCGGAGATGAAAATCTGCTGAACTATCATTACTTCATCTACCTGACGAATCTTAAGCGGGCAGTCGCTTTTGGATAAGCACACTTTTCGAGGTGATAGATATGTTCGTCCGCTCGCTCTCCGCGGGAGGCTCAATAGAAGAAATCGGCGGGAAAGCCCATCGTCTGGCCATCTTAACCAGATACTTCAACGTTCCGGAAGGTTTTGTGGTTACCACGAAGGCCTACAAGCTCTGGAAAGAAACCAGAAGCCTACCAGAGGACGTTATTGAGGAAATCAGGGAATACTTTCAATCTCCCTACGTCCTTGAAGGCAGGTTTCCCGTAGTTGTGAGAAGCTCTGCCACCGTTGAGGACAGCGAAAAGGCAAGCTTTGCAGGTGTTTTTGAAAGCGTAACCAACGTGAACTCTTTCGATGAGTTAATCAAAGCGATTGAGCGGGTCTTTAGAAGTGCACAGTCAAGGCGCGTGAAGGAGTACATGAAACACCTTGGAATTAAAAGAGATGTAAAGATGGCGGTCATAGTCCAGAGGCAGATAAGCCCAAAACTCTCCGGTGTACTCTTCACGCGCTCTCCAAGCGACCCTCACAACGCTCTCGCGGAGTTCGTCAAAGGCTCCCCTGAGAAACTCGTGAGTGGAGAATCAAGTGGTGAGCGCCTCATTCTCCCACGCGACCCCTCTAAAGTCAAAGACCCTCTAATGAGAGAACTGGTGGAGATTGGTCTTGAAGTTGAGGAACTCTTTGGCAAACCCCAGGACATCGAGTGGGCCTATGACGAAACCCTCTGGCTCCTCCAGTCGAGGGACGTAACGGTTCTGGCACAAAAGCACGAGGAAGCCAAAGGACTGGAGGAATGGTATCCCCTTAAGGGGGTTCCAGCAAGTCCCGGAAAGGCGAAGGGAAGGGCTTACTTTGTCCTCGATGACCAGCCACCCGAGGAAGCTGAAAAGCTATTCCCTGAAGGGGGAGTACTTGTGACGTACGTTCTTCATGCCGAGTATTACGGCCTCTTCGCGAAGGCCTCTGGAATAGTTACGAAAGTGGACAGCGTTCTCTCTCATCCGGCGATAATCGCGAGGGAACTTGGAATTCCCTGTGTCGTTGGAGTTGACGTTGAGGCAATACGGGACAGGGATGAGGTAATCGTTAATGGGAGTGCTGGAGTTGTCTACGTGAGAAACCCGAGGAAAGTCCTGAGAAAGTTTGAGCTCTGGAAAGCCAGCTATAAGGAAGACGAAATTACAAGGGAGCTTAGAGATGAGTACGTGGAGGCTCTTGAAGAGCTCTCGCCGGAGAAGCTAGAGGAGGTAATCCTCAAGGCGTTTTCACTCGTCAGGAGGTTTTATTCCACGGACCAGGAGAGAGCTTTCAACATATACCACTTCATAAACGATCTCATGGAAGAGGAAACGCCTAGGATTCTTGCCGAGAAGTTCAACGTTGTTGACGTGTTTTCAAGGGCCGAGAAAGGGAAAAGACCGCGAAGCGAGGAGGAGAGAAGACTCTTTGAAATCTACCGCATTCTCAAGGTCTTCATCAACTACACTGACGAAAGGGTAAATGATATCCCAGCTCTCTTGTTTGGTATCCAAAATAACTCAGGGGCGAAATTCTGAATCGTAAGTGATCAGAATGGTATAACACCCCTTTTCATCTTCTTCAATTTCTATTTTCCTTAGTCTGATTCCATAGGTTTTTATTGCGTCCTCTACGATCTCTGGGAGCTCATCTATGAATCCCTTCTTTTTGATCGTCAACATCATTAGGTCTCACCAATGTTTAGAACTTGTTTTAGGATTTTAACCTGTCTCTTTTCAAGACTTCTCTCATCTAAGATAAGAAGTAGCATACCTCTGTAGAATGCCATGTAATCAGACAAAGTTGCTAGAAACTTTAGAACTGATCGGAAATCATTATACATCAGAAGATACTCAAGCCCATCTACAATAACTACTCCCGTGACGTTTTCAAGATATGCCTCTCTGAGATAACCTCTGGCTCGTTCGATTATTTTATGGAGCTGTGTTGGTCTTATGTTTCCAGGATGATCTATCATTGTTAATAAGTGGACCTCCCATTTCTCAGGAAGCTCACTTTTTCGACTAAACGCTAAAACTGGGAAATTTGAAAGAGCATTAGCATATGCTTTAAATTTTTCTGGCGATACAATAAAAACTCCCTCTCGAATAACTTCGGGTTTCTCTGTTTTTCTAAGGTTTTTGAATCTTTCCGAGAATATTATATCAAAGAATGCGAAAACCTCAAGAACGTTTAAGATTGCTCCCAGGGTAAATCCTATCGGGGCAAACCATTCAACAGGTCGAAGAAATGGATAGTCCATTTTGTGTATCCCATGGGCAGTTATAACCGCACTTAGAAGTGTTCCTGACCTTGGATAAAACTTTCTAATACCCCACAAGAAAATACCTGCAAAAGTATAGAAGATTCCAGTAATGCCATATGAGAGGTACATAGGCCTAGATATTGGACTTACCATTGAATAGACAACGACGTAGGCTGAAACTAGAAAGGGCAGACTTAACGCTACAATTCGTAGTGCGCGTACGGGAAATCCTAGAGCCTCTTCGTCAAATAACGTCACAACACCACCTGCCAAAAAAGAAACACCAACTGCCTGAAAAATTGGGACACCCCAGTTGATATTTAGAAATTCTGAAACTATAGAAAGAGAAGACGTCAAGAAGAAAAACGACCAGAAAAGGAGGGATTTTCTTCTGTATTTCTTCCAGCCTGTGAGCAGAAGTATACCTGCTGTTACTTTTAGGGAGAAACTAAGAAACTGAGAAGCTCCCAGTAAGTTCATTCGATCACCATTTGCCTCTAAACAGATTTCCAATTAAAACCTTACGCCCTTGTGGTGAGAATATGGAATTCGATTTTTATACCAAATTTTTAATTTTAAGTTTCACTTTCAACCTTTAGCAAAAGGCTCAGCTGTGTGCAATTGTTTTAATCCATTGGAAGATATCCGAAAAATTTAAAACCCCTTTTTTCTCTATGAACATAATAGAGTCAATGGTAAAATCAGGGCTCTATGTTGAGAATCAGATAGTTGTAATCCCTAATTGGGCTCGAATAAAAATAGGCTGAAATTACAGGGGGGTTTACCCCCTATTGTGTAACAACATTAATTGTTTTTAGTTTTTATTGATCACAGGACAACTTTTCTAACTTTGGAACGCCATTTTTGAAATGGTATTTGAATTTTATAATTCTGCTTTTGAGATCTGGGGCTTTAAGAATTTCAAGGTATCTTACAACTTCCATGCCATTCAACTCACTCCTAACGCGAATAACATAAGTTGCCCTTCTGTACACGGAAGCAAGTACTTGGGAGCTTTCTTTTGGCCCCCACAGCCAGAAATTAGTCCCCTTGGGATACTCCCGATAAGCCCGTGCTTTAGCCCTTAATTCCGCTGAAATTTCAAGATACCTTAGTGTTTCAAGCTCACCACCTAGGATCTCTATGTAGTCCGAAACATCCATAGTGAATCCGTAGAGCTCTCTTCCCTTGAACAGTCCTCTTTCTGCCCATATTTTTTTATGTGCTTCTACAACTTCAACATACTTTGTTGGTAAGACTTCTGCGGAAATAGAACCCTTAAGGTACTATATCCCCTCAAGATCACTGATTACGTCATAAAAACTCCCAAAGGTATCTATTATTGTGAAATTTCCTCGTTTCAAATACTCTCTCGCATTTATACCTGATGTTTCAAATGCTCGCATAAGAACGTGTAGGGGATATGAGATGTTAAAGTATCCTACAAGATTATCTTTTTTGAGTTTTTCTCTTAGTATGTGGAGGAGTATATCCTTTCCTCTAGCTCGTGGATCAACCTCGTGAATAAGGATAAAGGACTGTTTTAATATTCCTCCGAGCTCTTTATCAAGTTCTGGAATTTCCCATGACAACATTCCTAACTACCTCCAAACAGGGTTAGTGTTTTCCCTTCGTTGGGTCCTTTGGTGACTATGCCAACTCTTTCCTCGTCGATTACGTGAGTTTCAATAACTACATCTGATGTGACATAGGCAATATTGCTTATCTCAGGGCATTCTGGTTGAGAGAGTGTGAGAATTGTCCCATTAGTTTTTACTTTACTAAGAAGCAATTCTCTCATCGCCCATATCATTCTATAAACTAAATATGGTCTTCTAAACAGCTTGCAAATTCCAGTGGAAGTGTATGTGAATATCCAAAGCCCATCCCACTCCTTAGAATCGAGTATCTTTGTTCCCCATTCCTTGAGTTTTATAACAAAAACTGAATCATCTAAATATCCAGAAAGTTGGTAGATTCCATTTTCATTTCTTGGAATACTATACACGCTTCCAAAGGCGTCTAGAACGTGAAAATTTTTCCCTAGGTATTCTTTGACGTTAAGGCCAATCATTTTGGAATTGCTTTCAAATACTCTAAAAGGCTCATATAAAAACATAAAAACATTCTCACCTTCTTCGAGAAGATCTCTAAGAATCATCAAAGAGAACAGTTCTCCATTGGATCCAAGGTCAGCTTGGATTAGGGATAGTACCCCTCCCTCTGGGAGTAGTTGAAGTGCACTTTTTGGGGCGTTCATAAGAACCACCTACATATATTTCACC is a window from the Thermococcus sp. genome containing:
- a CDS encoding DUF835 domain-containing protein; translated protein: MNLLGASQFLSFSLKVTAGILLLTGWKKYRRKSLLFWSFFFLTSSLSIVSEFLNINWGVPIFQAVGVSFLAGGVVTLFDEEALGFPVRALRIVALSLPFLVSAYVVVYSMVSPISRPMYLSYGITGIFYTFAGIFLWGIRKFYPRSGTLLSAVITAHGIHKMDYPFLRPVEWFAPIGFTLGAILNVLEVFAFFDIIFSERFKNLRKTEKPEVIREGVFIVSPEKFKAYANALSNFPVLAFSRKSELPEKWEVHLLTMIDHPGNIRPTQLHKIIERARGYLREAYLENVTGVVIVDGLEYLLMYNDFRSVLKFLATLSDYMAFYRGMLLLILDERSLEKRQVKILKQVLNIGET
- a CDS encoding PEP/pyruvate-binding domain-containing protein; translated protein: MFVRSLSAGGSIEEIGGKAHRLAILTRYFNVPEGFVVTTKAYKLWKETRSLPEDVIEEIREYFQSPYVLEGRFPVVVRSSATVEDSEKASFAGVFESVTNVNSFDELIKAIERVFRSAQSRRVKEYMKHLGIKRDVKMAVIVQRQISPKLSGVLFTRSPSDPHNALAEFVKGSPEKLVSGESSGERLILPRDPSKVKDPLMRELVEIGLEVEELFGKPQDIEWAYDETLWLLQSRDVTVLAQKHEEAKGLEEWYPLKGVPASPGKAKGRAYFVLDDQPPEEAEKLFPEGGVLVTYVLHAEYYGLFAKASGIVTKVDSVLSHPAIIARELGIPCVVGVDVEAIRDRDEVIVNGSAGVVYVRNPRKVLRKFELWKASYKEDEITRELRDEYVEALEELSPEKLEEVILKAFSLVRRFYSTDQERAFNIYHFINDLMEEETPRILAEKFNVVDVFSRAEKGKRPRSEEERRLFEIYRILKVFINYTDERVNDIPALLFGIQNNSGAKF